A region of Granulicella sibirica DNA encodes the following proteins:
- a CDS encoding choice-of-anchor D domain-containing protein produces the protein MHRIGILHSRNRTVTVRLGTIGYALLLITLLGTASRAFAAAPPVTQAGNGAARAAAAKSLLRMPLRFEGTADGQAMATHLGDRQLRLGKAGAVESRSTSGDVLSITLEGANQDAAPVGQAQLPGRSNYFLGRDPSKWRKGVEQFSQARVKDVYDGIDLLYYGNGNGRDLEHDYVLAPGSDPALIRMRIRGGNSRIDDGSGDLIVRQGDGAQELMRLVRPVAYQTQADGSHKPVEARYTQNENGSFGFTLGTYDQALPLTIDPVVTYSTYFGGSNNDEVNDIKTDAAGNLVLLLATSSTDLPVVSQIANACVGPCGPLNPSPNGGAPRTYDFYLAKLDPTGQTLLYSTYIGGSGSDFPGALVIASDGTLYIAGTSDSTDFPVVNGYPSAIPDYRYYNSATLTKLSADGSTILYSSLIGAGLVEAYNYSAYSSAPGSLAVGTDGTAYVIGNACCGLASFLDAKNTTFTAGGGSFIAKFDTTKSGNDSLLYATTFGQPGDIGGENLQAIALDSKQNLWVAGEAYGSYASQPIPTPDAVQPVCDGGGQCGNAFLHGLTPAGTIFYTTFLGGTMNSGGGPGFETPIDLVIDSTDNIYLSGTTESVDYPIKNAAFTTIDTETRSNFLTKLSPLGKSILYSTYTPFVPLLATLANGEIAAVGNGIVPQVNAIPPNALTGEYNADIAFEVFDTTKAGMDSLLISSYLGSLALPRPEAASVDAQGNLLIAGLIGTNNFLLVNPYQSSCATCGYPDFALDGFVTRVQLASGSLTLTPSTQSFPDTPSGSSSPTQTSTLTNTTSATISLSAGSLTDANDFSESDNCNSSIASGASCTFTFTFKPQSAGALSSTYSISDVSNPSSPLTVALSGTGTTPPAPTAVLSPASADFSNIAAGSTSAAKTFTLTNSGNAALSITSKALAGADAGSFAIPDSNCGSSLAAGGSCAILVTYAPASAGTAAAMLTVTDAVGTQTAALTGTSFAAAPKATVTPASIDFQTFTLGIAGNPQTITLTNTGNTALPFNSFAITGTNASSFQVRNGGCPKSLAAGAACPIDVIFTPATVGTFVASLTFTDSLGTQSATLTGKAVYASATLVPAPGSPTNFGDVTVGAQAVSAIRVNNTSQESISVTGVSITGTGFTATGGGSCSGQIAPNSLCEVSVTFSPTALGAAAGTLSVTTDYAGTLTLNVTGNGIEPTATLDPVSYNFGKLPLNTSSGPIPFTLTNTSPVPIKLITSSVTGSAFHLAAKAGTLAPGASGKYLVAFEPTALGVTNGILSVVSDAGTFTSTLTGTGLAPQATLTPTTKDFGNVTVAGESPTDTFSLTNAGTAPLSISSIALTGASSTGFVISENQCGTSLDPGTSCTIGVTFLPTQVGQVVATLAVVDSVGTQSAALTAVGVLPVLTLTPPRLNFGAVTVGTTVTNSITYANNSPVSIQFKSQTGTGDFYKAFNQSGDGTCTPRSGGLNITSGGSCVYQFSFTPTAAANYFGALILTDTAGTQTIYFTGQGVPPTLNITPTTVSFGDVAVGSTASQTVTFTNASAGPISFSGNATPSGDFGTVFTPALTGNTCAGNAIAAGASCTLAFSFAPTATAHYSGDLSFTDDAGTQTLTFTGTGVYQGPKLVLSPTTYTFGAVPAGSTPTETVTLTNAGSEDANFVYGSSVASNGLQIAATGNTCGTTLAPGASCTIPVQLTGADTGSAQLTIDIAGNSGTNSVAASLIGFGATGGPPPTFIDLGNGFTTGALALNGPAAAANGVLQLTADQASQTSSAFYSTPVSATTFSTDFAFQLLDPLAEGLTFTIQSNGANAIGTGGGGLGYQGIAKSIALKLDLHDTAGEGDNSTGIYVNGAAPTVPATSLAGSGIDLHSGHVFTLHIDYDGATESIILTDTATQAVWKTQAAEDIPTLLGSDTAYFGFTASTEATAPDAGGAKPLAAAANATANTTTSILDWTYTTAPSPATLTPASLDFGTHVVGGLSPNQSAILTNTGVAPIQVVSVTPSDPQIQIPGGSGNCIGTLTPGQTCGFSPFYSPFVTGPFSGSVTVKYFLGDGTKANENFIASVKVTGTGVPLSLVRISPFPADFGTVSVNQTGSPQLFTVVNDGGEATTLSGITTTGAFKVVSGATCISGTSLGSLKSCTVPVVFAPGSLGANSGTLSLSYTDTDDPGKTQMASTPLTGIGSPELTFSPSLFDFGTVTVGSRAAAAVTLTNPSTLPLIFTGESFPDSPFYSYGGNCDLVSLAPGASCTLYLGVYASVKGDITANLILNYIGGSTIIPLIVHDVAPVVSVTSPHLDFGNVTAGSRAGMTVTLTATVGPIEFMNVAGNPMKGDNNFYITSDTCDPVSLPSGASCTIDFGVYVGEAEDVSGSYTLSYQGGATTITFIAHGVTPIITVTPNKLDFGDVMVGSRAGVTAGLTATLGPIQFINYHANPLSGDPSFYINSDTCDPVSLPSGTSCTIDFGVYVDAVRDISGSFTLNYQGGSTTIPLIVHGVPATAPDFTVTTTNASLNVIRGSSAKLVIDLGPSNANPFTAPVSFTASGLPAGATATFAPSTLTPGTGTSTTMTVSVPALAARNKPFAPFPPGGRNAAFGISAAALIAGLFGFRRRLNPRLLLCLCALSLIGAITGCGSGAGFTIPTTNSNFTVTATSGSITHTISVTLTVQ, from the coding sequence ATGCATCGTATCGGTATTCTTCACTCCCGTAATCGCACAGTAACCGTCCGGTTAGGAACAATTGGCTATGCACTATTGCTCATCACGCTTCTCGGAACGGCGTCGCGCGCCTTTGCAGCCGCGCCGCCCGTAACCCAGGCAGGGAACGGTGCGGCACGTGCAGCAGCCGCAAAGTCGCTGTTGCGGATGCCGCTCCGCTTTGAAGGCACGGCGGACGGGCAGGCTATGGCCACTCACCTGGGAGACCGTCAACTCCGCTTGGGCAAAGCGGGCGCTGTCGAATCCAGAAGCACTTCTGGGGATGTGCTCTCGATAACGCTCGAAGGCGCGAACCAGGACGCCGCCCCGGTGGGACAAGCCCAGTTACCGGGCAGAAGCAACTACTTCCTCGGCCGCGATCCCTCAAAATGGCGCAAAGGGGTCGAGCAGTTCTCGCAAGCTCGCGTCAAGGATGTCTACGACGGCATCGATCTGCTCTACTACGGCAACGGCAACGGCCGCGATCTCGAGCACGACTACGTTCTTGCGCCGGGCAGCGATCCGGCACTGATTCGCATGCGAATCCGTGGAGGCAACTCCCGGATCGATGACGGGAGCGGTGACTTGATTGTGCGCCAGGGAGATGGCGCCCAGGAACTGATGCGTTTGGTCCGGCCCGTGGCGTACCAGACACAGGCGGATGGCTCGCACAAACCGGTCGAAGCCCGTTACACGCAAAACGAGAACGGCTCTTTCGGCTTCACACTCGGCACCTACGATCAAGCTCTCCCGCTGACGATCGACCCGGTCGTCACCTACTCCACCTACTTTGGCGGAAGTAACAACGACGAGGTCAACGACATCAAGACCGACGCCGCCGGCAACCTCGTACTGCTGTTAGCGACCTCCTCGACCGACCTTCCCGTGGTTTCGCAGATCGCGAACGCATGCGTTGGCCCCTGTGGCCCGTTGAATCCAAGCCCGAACGGCGGGGCCCCGCGCACGTACGATTTCTATCTCGCCAAGCTGGACCCGACCGGGCAGACGCTGCTTTATTCGACCTACATCGGCGGCAGTGGCAGCGACTTTCCGGGGGCTCTGGTCATCGCGTCCGATGGCACCCTCTATATCGCCGGGACCTCGGATTCGACCGACTTTCCCGTGGTGAACGGGTACCCGAGTGCGATTCCGGACTACCGGTATTACAACAGCGCCACGTTGACCAAGCTGAGCGCGGACGGCAGCACGATTCTCTATTCGTCGTTGATTGGGGCTGGCCTTGTCGAGGCTTACAACTACTCCGCCTATAGCAGCGCTCCTGGATCCTTGGCTGTGGGGACCGATGGAACCGCTTACGTGATCGGCAATGCATGTTGCGGTCTAGCCTCATTTCTGGATGCAAAGAACACCACCTTCACCGCAGGCGGAGGTTCCTTCATCGCAAAGTTCGACACGACAAAGTCCGGAAACGATTCTCTGCTCTATGCCACGACGTTCGGGCAGCCGGGAGATATTGGAGGAGAGAACCTGCAGGCGATTGCGCTCGATTCGAAACAAAATCTCTGGGTTGCCGGTGAGGCCTACGGCAGCTATGCAAGCCAACCTATCCCGACCCCGGACGCTGTGCAGCCCGTCTGCGACGGTGGCGGGCAATGTGGCAACGCTTTTCTCCACGGACTCACACCGGCGGGGACGATCTTCTACACCACCTTCCTCGGTGGAACAATGAATAGCGGCGGTGGTCCGGGGTTCGAGACACCTATCGACCTCGTCATCGATTCCACGGACAACATCTATCTCTCAGGCACCACGGAGTCCGTCGACTATCCAATCAAGAATGCGGCGTTTACGACGATCGATACCGAAACCAGAAGTAACTTTCTGACCAAGCTCAGCCCTCTTGGCAAGAGCATTCTTTACTCGACTTACACGCCCTTTGTGCCTTTGCTGGCGACCCTGGCGAACGGCGAGATCGCGGCGGTCGGGAACGGTATCGTGCCGCAGGTCAATGCGATCCCACCCAATGCCCTCACGGGGGAATATAACGCCGATATCGCCTTCGAGGTGTTCGACACAACGAAGGCGGGCATGGACTCGCTGCTGATCTCCAGCTACCTGGGAAGCCTGGCACTGCCGAGACCCGAGGCGGCGAGCGTGGATGCGCAGGGGAACCTGCTGATTGCCGGTCTGATAGGAACCAACAACTTCCTCCTGGTCAATCCGTACCAGAGTTCCTGCGCCACCTGTGGCTATCCCGACTTCGCGCTGGACGGTTTTGTGACGCGGGTGCAGCTTGCGAGCGGCTCGCTTACGCTGACGCCTTCGACGCAAAGCTTCCCCGACACGCCATCCGGCTCCTCCAGCCCGACCCAGACCTCAACCCTCACCAACACCACCTCTGCCACGATCAGTCTCTCGGCGGGAAGTTTGACGGATGCCAATGACTTCAGCGAGAGCGACAACTGCAACAGCAGTATCGCAAGCGGCGCCTCCTGCACCTTCACGTTCACCTTCAAGCCACAGAGCGCGGGCGCGTTGAGCTCGACCTACTCCATCTCTGACGTGAGCAATCCGTCGTCGCCGCTGACTGTGGCGCTCTCGGGCACCGGGACCACGCCACCCGCACCAACAGCTGTGCTTAGCCCGGCAAGTGCGGACTTCAGCAACATCGCGGCTGGAAGCACAAGCGCGGCCAAGACCTTCACGCTCACCAACAGCGGCAACGCCGCGCTATCGATCACCTCAAAGGCACTCGCTGGAGCCGACGCGGGCAGCTTCGCCATCCCGGACAGCAACTGCGGCAGCTCGCTTGCGGCGGGAGGCTCGTGCGCGATCCTGGTGACGTATGCCCCGGCATCGGCAGGAACCGCAGCAGCCATGCTGACCGTCACCGATGCCGTGGGAACGCAGACGGCGGCGCTGACAGGCACAAGCTTCGCCGCCGCGCCAAAGGCAACGGTCACCCCTGCGAGCATTGATTTTCAGACCTTCACCCTGGGCATTGCGGGGAATCCCCAGACCATCACGCTGACCAACACCGGCAATACGGCGCTGCCCTTCAACTCCTTCGCGATCACGGGCACCAATGCAAGCAGCTTCCAGGTTCGTAACGGAGGCTGTCCTAAATCGCTGGCAGCCGGCGCGGCCTGCCCGATCGACGTGATCTTTACGCCGGCAACGGTGGGCACGTTTGTGGCGAGCCTGACGTTCACGGATTCGCTCGGGACCCAGAGCGCCACGCTGACTGGCAAGGCGGTGTATGCCTCGGCAACACTGGTTCCGGCTCCCGGCAGTCCAACTAACTTCGGAGACGTGACAGTGGGGGCCCAGGCTGTCTCCGCGATTCGCGTCAACAACACAAGCCAGGAGTCCATCTCCGTGACCGGCGTATCGATCACCGGTACGGGATTCACGGCGACCGGCGGTGGAAGCTGCAGTGGGCAGATCGCACCCAACAGCCTGTGCGAGGTCTCCGTCACCTTCAGCCCGACCGCCCTGGGAGCCGCCGCGGGAACGCTGAGCGTCACCACCGACTATGCGGGTACGCTGACACTCAACGTCACAGGCAATGGGATCGAGCCGACAGCAACGCTGGACCCGGTGAGCTATAACTTCGGCAAGCTGCCGCTCAACACGTCCTCCGGCCCGATCCCGTTTACCTTGACCAACACGAGTCCGGTACCCATCAAGCTGATCACGAGCTCGGTCACGGGGAGCGCCTTTCACCTGGCGGCGAAGGCCGGGACGCTTGCGCCGGGTGCGTCAGGGAAATACCTTGTCGCCTTCGAACCGACCGCTCTTGGGGTAACAAACGGGATCCTCAGCGTCGTCTCCGACGCGGGCACATTCACGAGTACCCTGACGGGGACAGGTCTCGCGCCGCAGGCGACCCTGACGCCAACCACCAAAGACTTCGGCAACGTGACCGTCGCCGGCGAAAGCCCAACCGATACTTTCAGCCTGACCAACGCCGGAACCGCGCCGCTTTCCATCAGCTCGATTGCCCTGACGGGTGCGAGCTCGACCGGCTTTGTGATCAGCGAGAACCAGTGCGGCACCTCGCTCGACCCCGGTACGTCCTGCACGATCGGTGTGACGTTCCTGCCGACGCAGGTGGGCCAGGTGGTCGCGACGCTCGCGGTGGTGGACTCGGTGGGCACGCAGAGCGCGGCGTTGACGGCAGTGGGCGTGCTCCCGGTGCTGACCCTTACGCCTCCACGCCTGAACTTCGGCGCGGTGACCGTTGGGACCACGGTTACGAACAGCATCACGTACGCCAACAACAGCCCCGTATCGATCCAGTTCAAAAGTCAGACCGGCACGGGGGACTTCTACAAAGCCTTCAACCAGTCTGGGGATGGTACATGCACGCCGCGGAGTGGAGGACTCAATATCACCTCCGGCGGGTCCTGCGTGTATCAGTTCTCGTTTACCCCGACGGCGGCGGCGAACTACTTCGGAGCGCTAATCCTTACGGACACTGCCGGGACCCAGACGATCTACTTCACGGGGCAGGGCGTTCCGCCGACCCTGAACATTACACCAACGACTGTTTCCTTCGGAGACGTCGCCGTTGGGAGCACGGCGAGCCAGACGGTCACCTTCACCAACGCAAGCGCGGGGCCGATCAGTTTTTCAGGCAACGCGACTCCGTCGGGAGACTTCGGGACTGTCTTCACCCCGGCTTTGACGGGCAATACATGCGCCGGGAATGCCATAGCCGCCGGGGCATCCTGCACGCTCGCCTTCTCCTTCGCGCCAACAGCTACGGCTCACTACTCCGGAGATTTGTCCTTTACCGACGACGCCGGAACCCAGACCCTCACCTTCACCGGCACAGGCGTCTACCAGGGGCCAAAGCTCGTCCTGAGCCCCACCACCTACACCTTCGGAGCAGTCCCCGCAGGCTCCACTCCAACTGAAACCGTCACTCTGACAAACGCTGGCAGCGAAGACGCAAACTTCGTCTACGGCAGCTCAGTCGCTTCGAACGGTCTACAAATCGCAGCGACCGGCAACACCTGTGGGACCACCCTCGCCCCCGGCGCAAGCTGTACCATCCCCGTCCAACTCACAGGAGCCGACACCGGCTCCGCTCAACTCACCATCGACATCGCCGGCAACTCCGGAACGAACTCCGTCGCGGCATCGCTCATCGGCTTCGGCGCGACCGGCGGACCTCCACCCACCTTCATCGACCTCGGCAACGGCTTTACCACTGGCGCCCTGGCCCTCAACGGCCCCGCAGCCGCCGCCAACGGCGTCCTGCAACTCACCGCCGATCAGGCATCCCAGACGAGCAGCGCCTTCTACTCCACGCCCGTCTCGGCAACCACCTTCTCCACCGACTTCGCCTTCCAGTTGCTTGATCCTCTCGCCGAAGGCCTCACCTTCACGATCCAGTCGAATGGTGCGAACGCCATCGGCACCGGCGGCGGTGGACTCGGCTACCAGGGCATCGCCAAGAGCATCGCCCTCAAGCTTGACCTGCACGACACCGCCGGAGAAGGCGACAACTCCACCGGCATCTACGTCAACGGAGCCGCTCCCACCGTCCCCGCCACCTCGCTCGCCGGCTCCGGCATCGACCTCCACAGCGGCCACGTCTTCACCCTGCACATCGACTACGACGGAGCCACCGAGTCCATCATCCTCACCGACACCGCCACCCAGGCCGTCTGGAAGACCCAGGCAGCCGAGGATATCCCCACCCTCCTCGGAAGCGACACCGCCTACTTCGGCTTCACCGCAAGCACCGAAGCCACCGCCCCGGACGCAGGCGGAGCCAAACCTCTGGCCGCAGCCGCGAACGCGACCGCCAACACCACCACAAGCATCCTCGACTGGACCTACACCACCGCACCCTCCCCAGCTACCCTCACCCCCGCATCGCTCGACTTCGGCACCCACGTGGTCGGCGGCCTGAGCCCCAACCAATCCGCCATCCTGACCAACACGGGCGTCGCTCCGATCCAGGTCGTCTCCGTCACGCCAAGCGACCCCCAGATCCAGATCCCGGGTGGCAGTGGCAATTGCATCGGCACCCTCACACCGGGACAGACCTGCGGGTTCTCGCCGTTCTACTCGCCCTTCGTGACCGGTCCGTTCTCAGGCTCGGTCACCGTCAAGTATTTCCTGGGCGACGGTACGAAGGCGAACGAAAACTTCATCGCTTCCGTGAAGGTAACGGGAACCGGCGTCCCACTCAGCCTCGTCCGCATCTCGCCGTTCCCAGCCGACTTTGGCACAGTCTCCGTCAACCAAACGGGCTCACCCCAACTCTTCACCGTAGTCAACGACGGTGGCGAAGCAACAACCCTCTCGGGGATCACTACAACGGGCGCTTTCAAAGTCGTGAGCGGAGCCACCTGCATCAGCGGCACCTCGTTGGGGTCGTTGAAGTCCTGTACGGTTCCTGTGGTGTTTGCTCCGGGGTCGCTAGGAGCGAACTCTGGAACATTATCCCTGTCCTACACCGATACGGACGACCCTGGGAAGACGCAGATGGCGTCCACACCTCTGACCGGCATCGGATCGCCCGAGCTAACCTTTTCACCCAGCCTTTTTGATTTCGGCACCGTTACTGTCGGATCGCGGGCCGCAGCCGCTGTCACCCTAACGAACCCTAGCACCCTGCCACTTATCTTCACAGGTGAATCCTTTCCTGACAGTCCTTTTTATTCATATGGAGGGAACTGCGACCTGGTATCTCTTGCTCCCGGCGCTTCCTGCACCCTATATCTCGGGGTCTATGCATCTGTGAAAGGAGACATTACCGCGAACCTCATTCTGAACTACATAGGGGGGTCAACGATAATCCCCCTCATCGTGCATGACGTCGCTCCCGTCGTGAGCGTCACCTCGCCTCATCTTGACTTCGGCAATGTTACCGCTGGCTCCAGAGCCGGCATGACGGTCACTCTTACCGCAACGGTAGGCCCCATCGAGTTCATGAACGTCGCTGGAAATCCTATGAAGGGAGACAACAACTTTTACATAACTTCGGATACCTGCGACCCCGTGTCTCTGCCTTCCGGGGCTTCGTGCACCATCGATTTCGGGGTTTATGTTGGCGAAGCAGAAGACGTCTCTGGAAGCTACACCCTGAGCTACCAAGGAGGGGCAACCACGATTACCTTCATCGCGCATGGTGTTACGCCAATCATAACCGTCACCCCGAATAAACTTGATTTTGGTGATGTTATGGTCGGATCCCGCGCCGGAGTAACGGCCGGTCTTACCGCGACTCTCGGCCCAATTCAGTTTATTAATTATCATGCGAATCCTCTTTCAGGAGATCCCAGTTTTTACATAAATTCCGACACCTGCGACCCCGTGTCTCTTCCTTCCGGGACTTCATGCACCATCGATTTCGGGGTTTACGTTGACGCAGTAAGAGACATTTCTGGTAGCTTCACCCTGAATTATCAAGGAGGCTCAACAACAATCCCCTTAATTGTGCATGGAGTGCCTGCAACTGCACCCGACTTCACCGTCACCACGACCAACGCCAGCCTTAACGTCATTCGAGGCTCCTCAGCGAAGCTTGTCATCGATCTGGGTCCATCGAACGCCAATCCATTTACCGCTCCTGTCAGCTTCACCGCCTCCGGCCTTCCTGCCGGGGCCACGGCCACCTTCGCTCCCTCCACCCTGACCCCAGGCACGGGCACAAGCACCACCATGACGGTCTCCGTCCCCGCCCTCGCCGCCCGCAACAAACCCTTCGCACCCTTCCCGCCCGGAGGCCGCAACGCCGCCTTCGGCATCTCCGCCGCGGCCCTCATCGCCGGACTCTTCGGCTTCCGCCGCAGGCTCAACCCACGCCTCCTGCTCTGCCTCTGCGCCCTTAGCCTCATCGGAGCGATCACCGGATGCGGGAGCGGCGCGGGCTTCACCATCCCCACCACCAACTCGAACTTCACCGTGACCGCCACCAGCGGCTCCATCACCCACACCATCTCCGTCACCCTGACGGTCCAGTAG
- a CDS encoding outer membrane beta-barrel protein encodes MFRIQSRTHFLLPILAAALTTGAAAQSSHPIDLGANYTYIRSNTGPDCGCFALNGGGALVQYGLSRHLAAVADLNVTHASNITTEGYTLTQTAYTFGARYTPVAPEYQIQPFGEFLVGAAHASGTLAPSSTGLGGSNTFALQTGGGVRVLLGNRLMVEPIRADYLMTKFANNTNDRQNDFRLSIGVLFRIKR; translated from the coding sequence ATGTTCCGAATCCAGTCCCGCACGCATTTCCTTCTCCCAATCCTCGCCGCCGCCCTGACGACAGGGGCGGCAGCCCAAAGCAGCCACCCCATCGACCTTGGAGCCAACTACACCTACATCCGCAGCAACACCGGCCCCGACTGCGGCTGTTTCGCCCTCAACGGCGGCGGAGCGCTCGTGCAATATGGCCTCTCGCGCCACCTGGCGGCCGTAGCCGACCTCAACGTAACCCACGCCTCTAACATCACGACGGAGGGCTACACCCTCACCCAGACCGCCTATACCTTCGGCGCACGCTACACGCCCGTCGCCCCCGAGTACCAGATCCAACCCTTCGGAGAGTTCCTCGTCGGCGCAGCCCACGCCTCAGGTACCCTCGCCCCATCGAGCACAGGCCTCGGCGGCTCCAACACCTTCGCCCTCCAGACGGGCGGAGGCGTCCGAGTCCTCCTCGGAAACCGCTTAATGGTCGAACCAATTCGAGCCGACTACCTCATGACAAAGTTCGCCAACAACACCAACGACCGCCAGAACGACTTCCGCCTGTCCATCGGCGTGCTCTTCCGCATCAAGCGATAA
- a CDS encoding cupin domain-containing protein: MSLPRRHFLRNGLFSLPALGLASQASPAETTQPGAFIVPAGKARIDGPWTVHGEPAFYDKIASADTGGRLSVLEVTTPPNQGPPMHIHLEQNEWMYLLEGSFGIQCGTDKNVLHKGDSFMAPKGIPHSYVVLGTTPARHLNIYDPAGEIEAFFRDYEKNHPAGARPDPAKAAASEEHYRIRVVGPPIKAALFA, from the coding sequence ATGTCACTTCCACGCCGCCACTTCCTGCGCAACGGACTCTTCTCTCTTCCGGCCCTCGGCCTCGCGTCTCAAGCCTCACCAGCCGAAACGACCCAGCCCGGAGCCTTCATCGTTCCCGCCGGCAAAGCCCGCATTGACGGCCCATGGACCGTCCACGGAGAACCTGCCTTCTACGACAAGATCGCCTCCGCCGACACCGGTGGCCGCCTCTCAGTCCTCGAGGTAACCACCCCACCCAATCAAGGCCCTCCCATGCACATCCACCTCGAACAGAACGAGTGGATGTATCTTCTCGAAGGCTCCTTCGGCATCCAGTGCGGGACAGACAAAAACGTCCTCCACAAAGGCGACAGCTTCATGGCTCCCAAAGGGATCCCCCACTCCTACGTCGTCCTCGGAACCACCCCGGCCCGACACCTCAACATCTACGACCCCGCCGGAGAGATCGAAGCCTTCTTCCGCGACTACGAGAAGAACCACCCAGCCGGAGCCCGCCCCGACCCCGCCAAAGCAGCGGCATCGGAAGAACACTACCGGATCCGTGTCGTAGGACCGCCAATCAAAGCGGCCCTGTTCGCCTGA
- a CDS encoding nuclear transport factor 2 family protein: MKTQIKLAAAVAFSLTLPQGALLHAQESTPETAAIRAKITAERVAIGKAIATRDAATLSRYWSPDLIVNGPGNTIVSRSQILGALNHGGLSYTSLKGVPEYFTVINGTAVLMSHEDLVLAGGPMAGKHLVRRTTDIYQPSGDDWTLVARQATYVGLDGATIEGSGASTFSPPSSTPATEAIRTQIQANGRAVGRAIGTMDFAALEKVWSPAMVVNSPGNNILTRDQVFAAMREDKLKYSSARAVPEAFFVVQDVAIEMGHDDIVMSNGPMAGKPLNRRFTNVWQKAGDQWLQIARQATYVGVDGGAVYGHPDPTLGSMSSATPAAQPGAISGSPEDIKAIEALVHSNPSDHVTEDVSFTNIFGTVRFGREDFIQRHKEIGQTFFKGTTAKSSITKLRFIRPDVAVVDVAGELSGFQKVYPGLPVGKDGILRNKLLLVLVKEGGVWWISEFHNVAQTPEV; the protein is encoded by the coding sequence ATGAAGACACAGATCAAACTGGCAGCCGCCGTAGCCTTCTCCCTGACCCTTCCGCAAGGCGCCCTTTTACATGCTCAGGAGTCAACACCCGAGACCGCAGCCATCCGCGCAAAGATTACCGCCGAGCGCGTCGCCATAGGCAAAGCGATCGCCACGCGCGACGCCGCCACCCTCAGCCGTTACTGGTCCCCTGACCTGATCGTCAACGGTCCCGGAAACACGATTGTCTCGCGCTCACAAATCCTCGGAGCCCTGAACCACGGCGGCCTCAGCTATACCAGCCTCAAGGGTGTCCCCGAGTATTTCACCGTCATCAACGGGACAGCCGTCTTGATGAGTCACGAAGACCTCGTTCTCGCCGGCGGTCCCATGGCAGGCAAACACCTTGTCCGCCGAACCACCGACATCTATCAGCCCTCTGGAGACGACTGGACCCTCGTCGCCCGCCAGGCCACCTACGTCGGCCTCGACGGCGCTACCATCGAAGGCTCCGGCGCCAGCACCTTCTCGCCCCCATCCTCCACGCCAGCGACCGAAGCGATCCGTACACAGATCCAGGCAAACGGTCGCGCCGTTGGTCGCGCCATCGGCACCATGGACTTCGCAGCCCTCGAAAAGGTTTGGTCACCGGCCATGGTCGTCAACAGCCCAGGCAACAACATCCTGACCCGCGACCAGGTCTTCGCCGCCATGCGCGAGGACAAGCTCAAGTACTCGAGCGCCAGGGCGGTCCCAGAGGCCTTCTTCGTCGTTCAGGACGTCGCCATCGAGATGGGTCATGACGACATTGTGATGTCCAACGGACCGATGGCTGGCAAGCCGCTCAACCGCCGCTTTACCAACGTCTGGCAGAAGGCCGGCGACCAGTGGCTTCAGATTGCCAGGCAAGCCACCTATGTGGGTGTCGATGGCGGTGCGGTCTACGGCCATCCTGATCCCACTCTCGGTTCCATGTCTTCCGCAACGCCAGCCGCCCAGCCAGGTGCCATCAGCGGCTCTCCAGAGGACATCAAAGCCATCGAAGCTCTCGTGCACTCGAATCCCTCCGATCATGTCACCGAAGATGTGAGCTTTACGAACATCTTTGGCACCGTTCGCTTTGGCCGCGAAGACTTTATCCAGCGGCATAAAGAGATAGGGCAAACCTTCTTTAAAGGAACGACAGCAAAGAGTTCTATCACCAAGCTGCGCTTCATCCGGCCAGACGTTGCGGTCGTGGATGTTGCTGGAGAGCTCAGCGGATTTCAAAAGGTTTATCCCGGGCTGCCGGTAGGCAAGGACGGAATCCTTCGGAACAAACTGCTGTTGGTCCTCGTGAAGGAGGGTGGCGTTTGGTGGATCAGCGAATTTCACAATGTAGCGCAGACGCCCGAGGTCTAG